ACAAAGacaaactaaaagaaaaagaacttGAAATAAAGATATTGCAAGAAACTATATCATCTTACAATAATACtatcaataacaacaacgctCAGATATCGAATTTGCAATCAATTATCGGATCTCAGAATAATACTATTGTTAAAAACATTGCTCAAATATTAAAGTTGGAGTCGAATATAACGATTTGCAAAGAAAGTGTCAAGAagaaaaatgctgaaatatcATGGTTGAAGGCAAATCTAGAATCTAAATACTATACAGTTAACAAGAATAATGCTGATATATCAAACTTGGAATCAACTATAACAGCTTTCAAAACAATCGTCAATaagaacaataaaacaattgcaaatttggaGTTAACTATCAATAAGAATAATGctgaaatatcaaaattaagtCGGAGAAGAGTAAGtttagaatataatatattgaatgcaattcaataataaaaatactttacaaACTAGTTAATCCGAGAGCTACAACCCCACAACTACGATTAACTTGCCCGTCTTACAATAACAAATCACAGCAGGAAATCACACAGCTGAAATCAGAAGCGAATAAACAAACTAACGAAATAAAAGAGCTTAAAATTCAACTAAGTAAGTTctgtacaacaaaaaatagaacGGGCTTCTTAACTTCACTTAATTTCCAGATAAATCCCTATCGAATAACAAGAATTTAGCCAATTCAACGGatgaaaactataaaaaatatcaaaacgCTCAAATAAGATTAGGTAAGAAGATCATTTCTAGATGACAATTTCCATATTATATCTTCTTTTAAAGAATCGTGTCAAGGGAATTtggaatcaataaaaaatgagTCTATTAAAAACATTATGACTATTCAAGAGTTGATATTGAAAGCTGAAAATAATCAGAAATTGTTGGGTAGGTAATATTTGaagcatattaaattcaatgaaGTGTTATTAGTTCTATGAGCTTTGCTAGATCAACGCCAAAAGAACATCCTGGACGTTCAAAAGGTGGAACAAGAAAGGAAATCAATTCAGGAGCAGCTAAGTACGacatacaatattattaatattaataaacctatccaaaaaaaaacttttgtctTATATACAAAAAGCGGATTGCTCTAACAAAGATTCAACTATTAAGGAATGGCGGAAAGAAGCTGAAGAGGAGAGGAATTCACTCAAAGTGGAGCTAAGTATGCAtcattaaataatgaatttgaataaatcAATCATAAAATTCTTCTTTACTTAAGTATgtgtttatatttctttaattaactcatacttttattttatatctttACTAGACCAATGCCAAATAAAAGTGAACTTTACTCAAGATGATCTAGGTATGCAACTAAAAATAACGAATATTTTTTACCCTTTACGAAATATGAattaaacaatacaaatttattcatgATAAAATCTACACTTTTCTCAACTATAGATCATTATAAAATCAGCTATGAATACTTTTACAAGAGATCAAAAGCACTACAAACGAATCTGACTGATTCACAACACGAGTTGtctaaatgtatttctttaaaagaTGCAATTATAAAGAAACTAAATTCTATGGAAGatgaattaaatgaatgtAAACCTCAATCAACTACGCCCTCAAGAAATCTTCCAACTTCTTGTATAGGCTTGAAAGCTGGCCTTCAAGAGATACAACTTTCTAATGGAAATCCTTTAAATGTGCTATGCGATAATGATGGTTGGATAATCATACAGCGACGAATTAATGGAAAACTAGATTTTAACAGAAACTGGACGGAATATGTGAATGGATTTGAAGACCCAAGCAGGCAAGGAGAGTTTTTTATTGGATTGGAAAATCTGCATCTTATTACCAACTCAAAAAGACACGAGGCACTTTTTTCTGTCACAGTGCCAAAGCGTACATTGGGGACAAAATATGATAACTTCAGGGTTGGAAATGCTGAATCTCTCTATGAATTGAAATCAATAGGAAACCATGATGGCGTCTATAATGGTTTATTTTGGAATGAAAATCAGAAATTTTCAACATACGATAGAAACAATAGGGATAATTGCAGCGGAAATGGTATGGGAGGCTGGTGGTATCCAGAAAATTGTGGATATAGGTGAGTTTGTTTTCacgttaaattaattaaaaaattaaatttaattatcttTTAGTAATTTAAATGCTCTATATGGTTATCTACGCTGGAGTGACAATCCTGCAACCACCTCAATTATAAGGATTCGGCCATATGAATAAGCCTCAACTAAATACTAGACAAATATATTATCTTATTTGTTATCTTTTTTTCGAAAATGTCTTTTCCTGAataagaaatcaataaaagaaacaataaatcaattaaaatccatgaatttgtttcttttccaCTTGAATCaaacatatttacattaattcaTTTGTGAAGATCACTGCTTGTAACTCATTCCAACACATTGGATATCGAATTGTATTCTcattgaatatacatataccatataaaaaatactaataccAACATATAAATTCTTGTTATAATCATACGACTGATTTCAAAGATTTTGcgtatcattaaaatattgctgaTAGCTATTAGTTGATCAGGTACTtagcaaaaaaacatttggttGATTCTATATGTGAAAATGTGATTCAATTTCGCTTCAACTTGGCTATCACAAAATTTAGTTGGAATTGATGTTATGCAACTTTCTGTTGTGAGTCTTGGATTAACTTTGAGAAAATGAataaacacacatatgtacatatgtaagtgtCCCAAATTATTCGttgaatttgttaaaattgtgTGCTTAACTTTCCACCTGTATTCAAtatgcaattatattttaaatattgctgCCTTCTCTACTATTTGTGCATCCTCTTAGATACAGCCGAATGGAAGCAAGACAAACAAGACCATTAATACGGCAATCgatagcaaattaattaatgtataATCTTCTTGGCGGTGGAACATAATCCTAATACTCTGTCTGCATTCAATGCAAATTTCGCGCTCGATGAATCATAATGTCCGCTGTTCATTCGAAACCGccaatatttttcttaacaTTGAGCCAAAAGCCAACAGCAATTAGAGGCCAATAAGTGGCTCAAAATGTGCAACTCGGGAGTAACTGTGGGTgaaaatagataaatagaaaattaatacGTCAGAATAATGTTGTTGGGGTCAcgtaagtaaaacaaaaataaaactgaaatatattacATCGATTTCCAAATTTACATCTTAAACAATCATTCTGAAGACATTTATTAAGCATTTTCAGAAATTACccatataaacaaaattatgtatcaaaaattattaagttGATTCTTACATTCATTTTATTCCTTCGATTTGATGTTGCTTATTGTCAAagcgtttgctttgctttctaGATTCCCAACTAAAAGGCATATGAATGAATTTCcaaggttttttttatttctagaAACATTTGTTTCTGCTCTGaagcttaaattttaaagcacGTTTAATGATTAGCTACCGGAACTTGTGGATTCGTTTAgctaaaaatatgttatttatattatagctGATTGTTACAAGTCATAAAATTCGTTCTGATAGCTAAAGGCAGCCTCTATATACATGGATTTAAATTAGCTTCAACTTGGCGGCGAACTATGCACAAAGTTTAGTTGTTATTAGGCACGACTGGCAGACGCTTGTCAACTTTGGATCATTATGGAAAAGAGAAtacaattatttgttgtattccTTACAATTGTCGAGATATCGACAGTGTGCTCACAACCAACAGAAAGCGAATTTAATTCAACAACTAATGCACTTTCAGTGATATCAAATTTGGAATATCAATTAGCACAGTGTCGAGGAGAGAATAAAACTCAAACCATTTCAACCATATTACGTGGTATCCAAAAACTTCAAACGCATAgcgaaaataataacaatatcgAAATCAAACTGAAACAAAAAGATGAGATAATCGCATGCCAAGAAGCTCAGTTAGCAGATAAATCAAATCTTCTggatatacaagtatataaaaCCAGCAAAGCTAAGCAGGATATATTCGATTACAAAGAGAAAATCAAAAGCTTGCAATCAACCATAATATCCCAGAATACTATTATCAACAAAACTAAAGTCGAAATAATAGAATGGAagtcgaaaaataaaaatagtaagttgcaactgcagttaATGGAAgtcaataattgaattttatttacaaactaGAAAACAGAGATATTCAGAATGAAAAGAAGGAGACGGAATTAACTCAAGGCGAGCTAAGTATGCAATATTGAGCAACGAATttgaatagaaattaaaattttttccaACTACAGGTAACTGTGAAAAACGATGTATTAACAGGAGTAACCAGCTGAATAAATCACTGCAAAAATGGAAGCATTGTATTAACTTAGAAGACACATTTAAGAAAGATCTTCAGACCAAGGAACTTGACTTAAAGGAATGCCAGAAGCAGACAATTTCTCTGCCCACCTCGTGTTTGAACATTACGAGACAGGGTACTTATGAGATAGAACTAAACTAATGTGAAATGCGATTGCATTGGTCATTCAGCGATGATTCGAAGAAGAAGACTTTAATAAGAGCTTTTGGTTGTGTTCGATGGTTCGGCAGTGACATCCATGATGTTAGAAACATGGGTTTTCTGATGATGAGTTCTTTTGCTGGAGCGATTCATCGGTGTTCTCTCATGAATTAAGGATAATCCATACAAGTTCAACGTTTTTGCGTAAAATCGCATAGCGTCCATTCAGGACATGTTCCCACGGCTGTTAACCTGCCGACGTACTCTCCAGAAATACAACTCCAGAATGTTTAGCAGAGTCCAAGATATGGTTTCCATGGACCTGAGTTTCTTGTTGGAAATCGAGATGAATGGTCCTCACAGCGCTGCTTAGAGGTATCAACGTTGGAAATGCGTGGGAAGGTCATGATTGCCACGTCTCCTTATGATGTTATCACTCTACGGTGCAAGTAATTTAACACATTTGTCTCAATGCAGCGCGTATATGCATTTGTGTTTAAACTTGGCAATCGTATAAAGCATCCAGGCCTTATCGTGGTAGATATCAACAAAGGAGCATGGCTGCTACTGCCGAATGATACTGTTGTCAAATTTATGGGGTGATGTGAAGAAAGATTTTGCTCGAAAGGCTTCGTCAAGAAATCGAGTTCAATCGCTTCTTTGTTGCCTTTCATCGACCAATTTGGACTTCTGCATTTTGGCGGTCGGCTAGCCAATTCAACTCTTCCCTACGATGCCCGTCGTCCTATTATATTGCCTCGACGGCATCTCATTACGTTGGCACTCATCGCTTACCATCATAAAAACAATCTCCACATTGGAGCTATAGCATTATTAGCAAAAATTCGCTTACAATATTGGCCGATTAATGAACTGCGAACTGTGTCACGGGTTGTTCGCGATTGCATTGAATGCTTCAGGGCCAAGCCCACTGTGCTCGAACCGATTATGGCCAGCCTTCCAAAGGATCGTCTTCTAAATTCTCGTGCCTTTGCAATAATCGGATTGGACTACTGCGGGCTGTTTTACTATATATCTGTAGTTCGGAATAGACCCCCAATCGAATGCTACATCAGCGTATTCAACTCACTTCACCAAGAAGGACTTAATAACTGCCGCCTTTCTGGGAGcgctaaaataaatttgtgtatcACTTCGTATGAGGTCCAATCAGAATTGTCAGATAATGCGACTAACTTTGTCGGGGCCAAAATTAATCTTCAGCATGTCAAGAAACTTCTCCTCAGCAATCCTCATAAGGAGTCAGTTCATCGTGTTTGCCTGATGAATAACATCGAGTGGAAGTTAATTCCTCCTAGTCAGCAGTCAAGAGTGCAAAGCACTATGTGTATCGCACTGTTGGCCgctccaatttcaa
This window of the Drosophila albomicans strain 15112-1751.03 chromosome 2L, ASM965048v2, whole genome shotgun sequence genome carries:
- the LOC117564922 gene encoding uncharacterized protein LOC117564922, with protein sequence MEKRIQLFVVFLTIVEISTVCSQPTESEFNSTTNALSVISNLEYQLAQCRGENKTQTISTILRGIQKLQTHSENNNNIEIKLKQKDEIIACQEAQLADKSNLLDIQVYKTSKAKQDIFDYKEKIKSLQSTIISQNTIINKTKVEIIEWKSKNKNKNRDIQNEKKETELTQGELSNCEKRCINRSNQLNKSLQKWKHCINLEDTFKKDLQTKELDLKECQKQTISLPTSCLNITRQGTYEIELN
- the LOC117564921 gene encoding ficolin-1-A-like — encoded protein: MEDELNECKPQSTTPSRNLPTSCIGLKAGLQEIQLSNGNPLNVLCDNDGWIIIQRRINGKLDFNRNWTEYVNGFEDPSRQGEFFIGLENLHLITNSKRHEALFSVTVPKRTLGTKYDNFRVGNAESLYELKSIGNHDGVYNGLFWNENQKFSTYDRNNRDNCSGNGMGGWWYPENCGYSNLNALYGYLRWSDNPATTSIIRIRPYE